One genomic window of Stigmatella ashevillena includes the following:
- a CDS encoding GNAT family N-acetyltransferase — protein MIRESEVTPAPRPSQWLQVDAVLDPAVLAGMRAEWNALLASSNAGIFNSWEWIYPWCRRIAPDRRPMVLTARDRRGTLVGLMPLGFEVRRVLGRLVGRVAFLGETHVGSDYLDVVARRGAEEEVTRAFAQTLRELHGTWDVLDLTDLHEDSLTVKVLREAFPEMEVQVTDRYICPYERFEKGESFEAFLKRTGRRDNYLRRRKWLEKQEGYRIERTELPGALAAPMADFFRLHAARWAGDGGSQGIKGKGVESFHRDATQLLAEQGQLRLYTMKVGGQAVASVYGIVHRDTFIYFQSGYDPEWRNRSVGLVLVGETFKDSIESGLTEYDFLRGTETYKSDWAAKQRRTVALRIHAKQGAGNWFTRHEEAARTVRNVFKRILPSDAVEKIRRLRRRRAAI, from the coding sequence GTGATTCGTGAATCCGAAGTGACGCCTGCGCCACGGCCTTCGCAGTGGCTCCAGGTGGACGCCGTGCTCGACCCTGCCGTCCTGGCGGGCATGCGCGCCGAGTGGAATGCGCTGCTGGCGTCGAGCAACGCGGGAATCTTCAACTCCTGGGAGTGGATCTACCCGTGGTGCCGCCGGATTGCGCCGGACCGCCGGCCGATGGTGCTCACGGCGCGGGATCGCCGGGGCACGCTGGTGGGCCTCATGCCGCTCGGTTTCGAGGTGCGCCGCGTGCTGGGCCGTCTGGTGGGGCGCGTGGCCTTCCTGGGCGAGACGCACGTCGGCAGTGACTACCTGGATGTGGTGGCCCGGCGCGGCGCGGAGGAAGAGGTGACGCGCGCCTTCGCACAGACGCTCCGGGAGCTGCACGGGACCTGGGACGTGCTGGACCTGACCGATCTGCATGAGGACTCCCTCACGGTGAAGGTGCTGCGGGAGGCCTTCCCGGAGATGGAGGTCCAGGTGACGGACCGTTACATCTGCCCGTACGAGCGGTTCGAGAAGGGGGAATCCTTCGAGGCGTTCCTCAAGCGCACGGGCCGGCGGGACAACTACCTGCGGCGGCGCAAGTGGCTCGAGAAGCAGGAGGGTTACCGCATCGAGCGCACGGAACTGCCCGGGGCATTGGCGGCGCCCATGGCGGACTTCTTCCGCCTGCATGCGGCACGCTGGGCAGGAGATGGCGGCTCGCAAGGCATCAAGGGCAAGGGCGTGGAGTCCTTCCACCGCGACGCCACGCAGTTGCTTGCCGAGCAGGGCCAGTTGCGCCTCTACACGATGAAAGTCGGAGGCCAGGCCGTGGCGTCGGTCTACGGCATCGTGCACCGGGACACGTTCATCTATTTCCAGTCTGGCTATGACCCGGAGTGGCGCAACCGGAGCGTCGGCTTGGTGCTCGTGGGTGAGACGTTCAAAGACTCCATCGAGTCAGGCCTCACCGAGTACGACTTCCTGCGCGGCACCGAGACCTACAAGTCCGACTGGGCGGCGAAGCAGCGGCGGACGGTGGCGCTGCGCATCCACGCCAAGCAAGGCGCTGGCAACTGGTTCACCCGCCACGAGGAAGCGGCGCGCACGGTCCGCAACGTCTTCAAGCGCATCCTTCCGTCCGACGCTGTCGAGAAGATCCGTCGGCTGCGGCGGCGAAGGGCCGCGATCTGA
- a CDS encoding glycosyl hydrolase — protein sequence MKQIIVLSALLLACAEPKDAQAQEPLAAAAKSSKRGISYGYHSAADMTALSAGISWWYNWSPQPEAGAASVASSVGVSFAPMVWGGTPNADQLAAQIPAGTEYLLGFNEPNFKSQANMTPSRAASLWPVLEDVARRKNLKLVSPAVNYCGDCVSEGGTTFTDPVAYLDAFFAACTNCKVDYVAVHWYACDVGALSWYIGLFKKYNKPIWLTEFACGDRPHNEITLAVQKKYMTDAVNYLENEPAVFRYSWFSGRNSEIPNINLLGNSGQLTELGQLYVSLPGSGSTVPKLTPVAAMASSSEGADTVAGKAIDGNLSTRWSSAFSDPQYLMLDFGSTKTFSRVKIQWEAAYGKEYQIQTSANGTTWTTVYSTAAGDGGVDDVSGLNASGRYLRIYGTKRSTQYGYSIFEVEVYGG from the coding sequence ATGAAACAAATCATCGTCTTGTCCGCGCTCCTCTTGGCTTGCGCGGAGCCGAAGGATGCTCAGGCACAAGAACCACTGGCGGCGGCAGCCAAGAGCAGCAAGCGAGGCATCTCTTACGGTTATCACTCCGCCGCGGACATGACGGCCCTCTCGGCGGGCATCAGCTGGTGGTACAACTGGTCCCCGCAACCCGAGGCAGGTGCCGCCAGCGTGGCCTCCTCCGTGGGGGTATCGTTTGCTCCCATGGTCTGGGGCGGCACCCCCAATGCGGACCAATTGGCCGCGCAGATCCCCGCGGGCACCGAGTACCTGCTGGGCTTCAATGAGCCCAATTTCAAGAGCCAGGCCAACATGACGCCCAGCCGGGCCGCGTCCTTGTGGCCCGTGCTGGAGGATGTGGCCCGGCGCAAGAACCTGAAGCTGGTCTCCCCGGCGGTGAACTACTGTGGGGATTGCGTGTCCGAGGGAGGGACGACCTTCACGGATCCCGTCGCCTACCTGGACGCGTTCTTCGCCGCCTGTACCAACTGCAAGGTCGATTACGTCGCCGTCCACTGGTACGCCTGCGACGTCGGTGCGCTGAGCTGGTACATCGGCCTCTTCAAGAAATACAACAAGCCCATCTGGCTGACCGAGTTCGCGTGCGGTGACAGGCCGCACAACGAAATCACGCTGGCGGTCCAGAAGAAGTACATGACCGATGCCGTGAACTACCTGGAGAACGAGCCCGCGGTCTTCCGCTACTCCTGGTTCTCTGGCCGGAACAGCGAGATCCCCAACATCAACCTCCTGGGCAACTCGGGGCAGCTGACGGAGCTTGGGCAGCTCTATGTGAGCCTGCCGGGCAGCGGCTCCACCGTCCCCAAGCTGACGCCCGTGGCGGCGATGGCTTCTTCCAGTGAGGGCGCCGACACGGTGGCTGGCAAAGCCATCGATGGCAACCTGAGCACGCGGTGGAGCAGCGCCTTCTCGGATCCCCAGTACCTGATGCTGGATTTCGGCTCCACCAAGACCTTCTCGCGGGTGAAGATCCAGTGGGAAGCGGCCTACGGCAAGGAGTACCAGATCCAGACGTCCGCGAACGGCACCACCTGGACGACCGTCTATTCGACGGCGGCCGGTGATGGCGGTGTGGACGATGTCTCGGGCCTCAACGCGAGCGGCCGGTATCTGCGAATCTACGGAACGAAGCGGAGCACCCAGTATGGGTACTCCATCTTCGAGGTAGAGGTTTACGGCGGGTAG
- a CDS encoding GNAT family N-acetyltransferase — protein MEARQLTPAPRVQEVTDRTGFMALASEWNALVEATGDEVFYRHEFLRIWIDNFAPTAQLRVFTLRDEQGRLTAVLPLMAERVPMYGIPVRQLSATANPHSCRFDLVAREPEAAAAAFLAHLRADRSWDVLRLTDVPDGGSGWRLLEAAKGAGLSHGTWESLQSPYVPLPASWEAYQATLQSKFKANCRRRRKKLEEKGRVEFERIDGGLGLEGKLEEGFALEQSGWKGQRGTAMAQEGSTRGFYTELARGAAYAGKLSLYFLRLEGRAVAFQYGLVHDGRYFLLKPGYDEGLKECSPGQLLMEEVLADCISRGLREFDFLGPDMVWKRDWTDKVRRHTWLFLFNDSAFGRALCAAKFRWVPAAKEVVARWKK, from the coding sequence ATGGAAGCCAGACAGCTCACCCCCGCACCGCGTGTTCAAGAGGTGACGGACCGGACCGGGTTCATGGCCCTTGCGTCCGAGTGGAATGCGCTCGTGGAAGCCACGGGCGACGAGGTGTTCTACCGGCACGAGTTCCTGCGCATCTGGATCGACAACTTCGCGCCCACGGCCCAACTGCGCGTGTTTACGCTCCGGGATGAACAGGGGCGCCTGACGGCGGTGCTGCCGCTGATGGCCGAGCGGGTGCCGATGTATGGCATCCCCGTCCGGCAGCTCTCGGCCACGGCCAATCCCCACTCGTGCCGGTTCGATCTGGTGGCCCGCGAGCCCGAGGCGGCAGCGGCGGCCTTCCTGGCCCACCTGCGCGCGGACCGGAGCTGGGATGTGCTGCGGCTGACGGATGTCCCGGACGGCGGCTCGGGCTGGCGGCTGCTGGAGGCCGCGAAGGGGGCGGGGCTGTCCCACGGGACGTGGGAATCGCTCCAGTCGCCCTATGTGCCCCTGCCCGCCAGTTGGGAGGCCTACCAGGCCACGCTCCAGTCCAAGTTCAAGGCGAACTGTCGGCGGCGGCGCAAGAAGCTGGAGGAGAAGGGCCGCGTCGAGTTCGAGCGGATCGACGGGGGCTTGGGGCTGGAGGGCAAGCTGGAGGAAGGCTTCGCCCTCGAGCAGAGCGGCTGGAAGGGGCAGCGCGGCACCGCGATGGCGCAGGAGGGGAGCACGCGGGGCTTCTACACAGAGCTGGCGCGGGGTGCCGCGTACGCGGGCAAGCTGTCCCTTTACTTCTTGCGTCTGGAGGGACGGGCCGTGGCCTTCCAGTACGGCCTGGTCCATGACGGGCGCTACTTTCTGCTCAAGCCTGGCTACGACGAGGGCCTGAAGGAGTGCAGCCCCGGCCAGCTCCTGATGGAAGAAGTCCTGGCCGACTGCATCTCGCGGGGACTGCGCGAGTTCGACTTTCTGGGACCTGACATGGTGTGGAAGCGCGACTGGACGGACAAGGTCCGGCGCCACACCTGGCTGTTCCTCTTCAATGACTCCGCCTTCGGCCGCGCGTTGTGCGCGGCGAAGTTCCGGTGGGTACCCGCAGCAAAAGAGGTGGTGGCGCGATGGAAGAAGTGA
- a CDS encoding DegT/DnrJ/EryC1/StrS family aminotransferase gives MEEVRSSQKLFVPSLPTLWPSMLTARKDSSTFQPFCAPNVRYFYFARNAVWLTVKMLGLDKGEVLVPAYHHGVEIEALVDAGATPRFYRVGARWDVDLEDVAKKITPKTKALYLIHYAGFPGPAAEMRKLADQHGLPLIEDCALSLLSADGAVPLGTTGDVGIFCLYKTLPVPNGGALTINGPRQYSLPEPPSPPLLSTFSHTVSALLQNLELRGGGVGRGLRSLIRGLGRGTVKAANIERVATGTQHFNRAHVDLGMSPLTKRIALSQDLEHIVEARRRNYFFLLGRLRDLSPPLFNQLPPGVSPLFYPLVVPNKAEVLERLRARGIDVIDFWKRFHPACDAAEFPEVAQLRRSIVEIPCHQDLTSEVMAEVAGAVREVLTSDRGNRKRTG, from the coding sequence ATGGAAGAAGTGAGGTCGTCCCAGAAGCTGTTCGTCCCCTCCCTGCCCACGCTCTGGCCGAGCATGCTGACGGCACGGAAGGACTCGAGCACCTTCCAGCCCTTTTGCGCTCCCAACGTGCGCTACTTCTACTTCGCCCGGAATGCCGTCTGGCTCACGGTGAAGATGCTGGGGCTCGACAAGGGCGAGGTGCTCGTTCCCGCCTACCACCACGGCGTGGAGATCGAGGCGCTCGTGGATGCAGGGGCCACGCCCCGCTTCTACCGGGTGGGAGCCCGGTGGGACGTGGACCTGGAGGATGTGGCGAAGAAGATCACCCCGAAGACGAAGGCCCTCTACCTCATTCACTACGCGGGCTTCCCGGGGCCGGCCGCGGAGATGCGCAAGCTGGCGGACCAGCACGGGCTGCCGCTCATCGAGGACTGCGCCTTGTCCCTGCTGTCCGCGGACGGCGCGGTGCCGCTGGGGACCACGGGAGACGTGGGCATCTTCTGCCTCTACAAGACGTTGCCGGTGCCCAATGGGGGCGCGCTGACCATCAACGGACCCAGGCAGTACAGCCTGCCCGAGCCGCCGTCGCCGCCCTTGCTGTCCACCTTCAGCCACACCGTGTCGGCGTTGCTCCAGAACCTGGAGCTGCGGGGAGGCGGCGTGGGCCGCGGCCTGCGCAGTCTCATCCGGGGCCTGGGGCGCGGCACGGTGAAGGCCGCGAACATCGAGCGTGTGGCCACGGGGACGCAGCACTTCAACCGGGCGCATGTGGACCTGGGGATGAGCCCGCTGACCAAGCGCATCGCCCTGTCGCAGGACCTGGAGCACATCGTCGAGGCGCGGCGGCGCAATTACTTCTTCCTGCTCGGGCGGCTGCGCGACCTCTCACCGCCGCTGTTCAACCAGCTGCCTCCCGGGGTGAGCCCACTCTTCTATCCGCTGGTGGTCCCGAACAAGGCGGAGGTGCTGGAGCGGCTGCGCGCGCGGGGCATCGATGTCATCGACTTCTGGAAGCGCTTCCACCCGGCCTGCGACGCGGCGGAGTTCCCGGAAGTGGCACAGCTGCGCCGCTCCATCGTGGAGATTCCGTGTCACCAGGATCTTACGTCCGAGGTGATGGCGGAGGTGGCTGGCGCCGTGCGTGAGGTTTTGACCTCGGATCGTGGCAATCGCAAGCGAACAGGCTGA
- a CDS encoding CpsD/CapB family tyrosine-protein kinase, whose translation MDQTIERAGNFLPRVDESAGNPNAVDRRVVSLTAPASAAAEQYRSLYYRLERLREVKPMRVIALTSAMPGEGKTVTAVNLALAAARANPERRILLIDADLRRSQVGTVLGIRGKSGLAELLAGECEVRDVIRRFHGTRLAVIPAGSTPEEPTQVLASARMKQFLHAVRENFEEVYIDLPPTLPFADAAILGHQMDGVIMVVRANVTPMQAVNQAVEQLGGAPILGSVLNGAEVNTTPYLKNYMKK comes from the coding sequence ATGGATCAGACAATAGAGCGGGCGGGCAACTTCCTTCCTCGAGTGGACGAATCGGCGGGAAACCCCAATGCAGTGGATCGCCGGGTGGTTTCGCTGACGGCGCCGGCGTCGGCCGCGGCGGAGCAGTACCGCAGCCTGTACTACCGGCTGGAGCGGCTTCGCGAGGTGAAGCCCATGCGGGTCATCGCACTGACTTCGGCCATGCCGGGCGAGGGCAAGACGGTGACGGCGGTCAACCTGGCGCTGGCAGCGGCCCGGGCGAACCCCGAGCGGCGCATCCTTCTCATCGACGCGGACCTGCGCCGCAGCCAGGTGGGCACGGTGCTGGGCATCCGCGGGAAGTCCGGCTTGGCGGAGCTGCTGGCCGGTGAGTGCGAGGTCCGGGATGTCATCCGGCGCTTCCACGGCACGCGGCTGGCGGTCATCCCGGCGGGCAGCACGCCGGAGGAGCCCACCCAGGTGTTGGCCAGCGCCCGGATGAAGCAGTTCCTCCATGCGGTGCGGGAGAACTTCGAGGAGGTGTACATCGATCTGCCTCCCACGCTGCCCTTCGCTGACGCGGCCATCCTCGGTCACCAGATGGACGGGGTGATCATGGTGGTCCGGGCCAACGTCACGCCGATGCAGGCCGTGAACCAGGCGGTGGAGCAGCTCGGCGGCGCGCCCATCCTGGGCTCGGTGCTGAACGGCGCGGAGGTGAACACCACGCCGTACCTGAAGAACTACATGAAGAAGTAG
- a CDS encoding sugar transferase, with translation MLRVFHHYFSSRKLTFFLAESSAIALACALGAASCVWMFSAEGSRPTLLALLPTLLALSAAFVLAFQFTLYLLDLYDLRVAAEDRQRGYRFLKAAGLTAAAVGVGMLALPLMIPVQFPPGTLLGGAMGALAGTLLVRVSIHALVGEPSPVLLIGDGVKARAVMKAIEQGGEDSYRVVAMVDPRREGVGPLDELAARLKVEFVVQAVDDMRGVNWVEPLLRCRLAGQLVYDAGGFCERVLRRLPVQFLRASDFAFADELTLSPVGRGLKRGFDVFVASLLLAMASPFLVLVALAIKLDSKGPIFYRQERVGLGGKSYFLWKFRSMRTDAEKNGAVWARTNDDRVTRVGRFIRKTRIDEIPQVFNVLTGDMSFVGPRPERPVFVEQLKKQIPFYGLREAVKPGITGWAQIRYPYGASVDDARNKLEFDLYYVKNGSLFLDIGIIFHTVRHVLLARGAR, from the coding sequence GTGCTTCGGGTTTTTCACCACTATTTTTCTTCTCGGAAGCTGACGTTCTTTCTCGCCGAGAGTTCGGCGATCGCCCTGGCATGCGCGCTGGGCGCCGCCAGCTGTGTGTGGATGTTCTCCGCGGAAGGCTCGCGGCCCACGCTGCTGGCGCTGCTGCCCACGCTGCTGGCCCTGAGCGCGGCATTCGTCCTGGCCTTTCAGTTCACGTTGTACCTGTTGGATCTGTATGACTTGCGTGTGGCCGCCGAGGACCGTCAGCGTGGCTACCGCTTCCTCAAGGCCGCGGGGCTCACCGCGGCGGCCGTGGGTGTGGGCATGCTCGCGCTGCCCCTGATGATTCCGGTGCAGTTCCCGCCGGGAACGCTCCTGGGCGGTGCGATGGGAGCGCTGGCGGGCACCCTGCTGGTGCGCGTGTCCATCCATGCCCTGGTGGGCGAGCCCAGCCCGGTGCTGCTCATCGGCGATGGCGTCAAGGCCCGCGCGGTGATGAAGGCCATCGAGCAGGGCGGTGAGGACAGCTACCGGGTGGTGGCCATGGTGGATCCGCGCCGCGAGGGTGTGGGCCCCCTGGATGAGCTGGCCGCGCGCCTCAAGGTGGAGTTCGTGGTGCAAGCCGTCGATGACATGCGCGGCGTCAACTGGGTGGAGCCGCTGCTGCGCTGCCGGTTGGCGGGGCAGCTCGTGTACGACGCGGGGGGCTTCTGCGAGCGCGTGCTGCGTCGGCTCCCCGTGCAGTTCCTCCGGGCCAGCGACTTCGCCTTCGCGGACGAGCTGACCTTGTCTCCGGTGGGCCGGGGGCTCAAGCGGGGCTTCGACGTCTTCGTGGCCTCGCTGCTGCTGGCGATGGCCTCGCCCTTCCTGGTGCTGGTGGCCCTGGCCATCAAGCTCGATTCGAAGGGCCCCATCTTCTACCGCCAGGAGCGGGTAGGTCTGGGTGGGAAGTCCTACTTCTTGTGGAAGTTCCGCAGCATGCGCACCGATGCGGAGAAGAACGGTGCCGTGTGGGCGCGCACCAACGACGACCGGGTGACGCGGGTGGGCCGCTTCATCCGCAAGACGCGCATCGACGAGATTCCCCAGGTGTTCAACGTGTTGACGGGCGACATGAGCTTCGTGGGGCCTCGGCCCGAGCGTCCCGTCTTCGTCGAGCAGCTCAAGAAGCAGATTCCTTTCTATGGTCTGCGTGAGGCGGTGAAGCCGGGCATCACCGGGTGGGCGCAAATCCGCTACCCGTACGGCGCTTCGGTGGATGACGCGCGCAACAAGCTGGAGTTCGACCTTTATTATGTGAAGAACGGGTCGCTCTTCCTGGACATCGGCATCATCTTCCACACCGTGAGGCATGTGCTGCTCGCGCGTGGAGCTCGGTAG
- a CDS encoding gluconeogenesis factor YvcK family protein has product MFVGTNLESALQERWAEDTKSVLQQGRNELLQPQVDRPTRIVAMGGGTGLPVVLRGLARRAMPKPGDAGVDITAVVTMSDDGGSSGRLRRSHGVLPPGDIRNCLVALAGGKSALTEVFQYRFGGAKGLAGHAVGNLLIAALAELKGDFLEAVRVSGEMLGARGQVLPCTLSPVQLVARMHDSTEVVGESNIVRAQGRVNRVSLSPRSPPPSEGLLESIHRADMIVIGPGSLYSSIIPNLLVDGVAQALRETRALKVMVANIMTQPGETDGMSCLDHVRAVIDHAGPVLDAVLLNGTPPPEESIQRYARKGAYIIPSDRRDLISAGVVPVEADLLKEGSKIRHDSRKVARCLLKMARSGL; this is encoded by the coding sequence ATGTTTGTTGGCACGAATCTGGAGTCGGCGCTTCAGGAGCGTTGGGCAGAGGACACGAAGTCGGTCCTGCAGCAGGGACGCAACGAACTGTTGCAGCCTCAGGTGGACCGCCCCACGCGCATCGTGGCGATGGGGGGCGGGACCGGGTTGCCGGTGGTGCTCCGGGGCTTGGCGCGGCGGGCGATGCCGAAGCCCGGAGATGCCGGGGTGGACATCACGGCGGTCGTCACCATGAGCGACGATGGGGGCAGCTCAGGCCGCCTGCGCCGCTCCCACGGCGTCCTGCCGCCGGGTGACATCCGCAACTGCCTGGTGGCGCTCGCGGGTGGCAAGAGCGCGCTCACGGAGGTGTTTCAATACCGCTTTGGCGGGGCCAAGGGGCTGGCGGGCCATGCGGTGGGCAACCTGCTCATCGCCGCGCTCGCGGAGCTCAAGGGTGACTTCCTGGAGGCGGTGCGCGTCTCCGGAGAGATGCTGGGCGCCCGGGGCCAGGTGCTCCCGTGCACGCTGTCCCCGGTGCAGCTCGTGGCCCGGATGCATGACTCCACCGAGGTGGTGGGGGAGAGCAACATCGTCCGCGCGCAAGGCCGGGTGAACCGGGTGTCGCTGAGCCCCCGTTCTCCTCCGCCCTCCGAGGGGCTGCTGGAGTCCATCCACCGCGCGGACATGATCGTCATCGGCCCGGGCTCGCTGTACTCGAGCATCATCCCGAACCTGCTGGTGGACGGGGTGGCCCAGGCGCTGCGCGAGACGCGGGCCCTCAAGGTGATGGTGGCCAACATCATGACGCAGCCGGGGGAGACGGACGGGATGAGCTGTCTGGATCACGTCCGCGCCGTCATCGACCACGCGGGGCCGGTGCTGGACGCGGTGCTGCTCAACGGCACCCCTCCGCCCGAGGAGTCCATTCAGCGCTATGCACGCAAGGGGGCCTACATCATCCCCTCGGATCGCCGGGACCTGATCTCCGCGGGCGTTGTGCCCGTGGAGGCAGACCTCCTCAAGGAGGGGTCCAAGATCCGACACGACAGCCGGAAGGTGGCCCGCTGCCTGCTCAAGATGGCTCGCAGCGGCTTGTAG